The following proteins are encoded in a genomic region of Gossypium hirsutum isolate 1008001.06 chromosome D05, Gossypium_hirsutum_v2.1, whole genome shotgun sequence:
- the LOC107921744 gene encoding DNA-directed RNA polymerase I subunit RPA1 — MDQTGNQKQKQSLMSQFIETQFHRNLTQLLLSVSIFSLFFSHSYCLSLFHSFSFTFHNTLAFKFISHNIDKNFIFLLCNGLLVFLAKFSGLISSSSQQSNLSDDYYNHQSFKSYTYIPQTESTRLDTSTPLLDLEKEENAGFVDEEAKGSSSDEPFVEDNEESETYEPEEEEEEEEEEELMEGNNVLSTEEMNKRFDEFIRKMKEGLRIEAQQQLVMV, encoded by the exons ATGGATCAAACAGGAAACCAGAAGCAGAAGCAATCACTGATGAGTCAGTTCATAGAAACTCAGTTCCATAGAAATCTGACTCAGTTGCTTCTTTCAGTTTCTATTTTTTCCTTGTTTTTTTCTCACTCATATTGCCTTTCCTTGTTCCATTCCTTTAGCTTCACTTTCCATAACACACTTGCTTTCAAGTTTATTAGCCATAACATAGATAAAAACTTCATATTCCTTCTTTGCAATGGCCTCCTTGTTTTCCTTGCAAAATTTTCTGGACTCATTAGTTCTTCATCACAGCAGAGTAATCTTAGTGATGATTACTATAATCATCAGTCTTTCAAAAGCTATACATACATCCCTCAAACTGAGTCGACCCGCTTGGACACCTCAACACCATTGTTGGACTTGGAGAAGGAAGAAAACGCTGGTTTTGTTGACGAAGAGGCAAAAGGGTCCTCAAGTGATGAACCTTTTGTCGAAGACAATGAAGAAAGTGAAACCTATGAaccagaagaagaagaagaag aagaagaagaagaagaattaaTGGAAGGAAACAATGTGTTAAGTACTGAAGAGATGAACAAAAGATTTGATGAATTTATCAGAAAAATGAAGGAAGGATTAAGGATCGAAGCTCAACAACAATTAGTCATGGTTTAA